The sequence below is a genomic window from Lolium perenne isolate Kyuss_39 chromosome 4, Kyuss_2.0, whole genome shotgun sequence.
CTCATACTTCGTAGGTAAGATGCAATACCATGCACTCTTGCTTTCTTGGTTTACCTTGTTCACTGACCCATTCCTCTTCTTTCAGTCACTTATTGGTGCTTTTGCAATCTAAAGTAGATTTCCAGAATACCCCTTTCCCTTGTGGACCAGGTGTACTGAACAGGTTTGTGCTTTTTCTATCTAAGTAGGAACCAATAGGTTCAGTATACTATCTTATTGACCGGCAATAATGGGTTATTTTTGCTGATTCTCAGGCACAATTTTAGCGACTTTGTTAAACCACCATCAAGTAAAGGGAAGTCAATCGATGATATTCATTTGACGGATGATGAGCTTGGTTTGTATTTGGATCTAGCTCCATTTCTAAATCCTTCTCCTTACATAGTGCCAGAGGACATGTCTTTGGCAAAGGTAAAGCTTGCCTTCCTTTGGACTATAGATCCATTTCACTGCGTTGAATATGTATGACAATATGTGTAATGGTTCTCAGGTGTACAACCTCTTCCGCCAACTAGGGCTGAGGCATATATTTGTTGTTCCTCGGCCTTCTCGTGTCGTAGGAATGATAACAAGAAAGGATCTGTTACTTGAGGTGATGAGCCATGTGATTGTTGCTGGTGTATTGTACATAGTTTAAGAAACTATCCTTTGGTCTATAGACCCATTTCTGACTTGTCACTGCTATTGTTTGGATTACAGGAGGATGGGGATATTGCGACAACAGAGCTCCAGTCGACTGTAAGGTCCATATTATCTACATCTTGCAAGCTTGTCTACTGCCATAAGTCTAGTAGTAGCACAATTTGTTAATGCCGTTTTGGATTGACTGTAAACTACTTCGTCCTGCAGAGCTCACCTGAACGGTAAAACGCCAGGGGGAAACCCACATCTCCAGCGTCCTCTTCTTGACAGTCTGATGATTGAGTAGTAAATACATAGCGCAATACGTCAGAAGATAATTTTGATAGCAAGCAGTTAACCTTCCACCGCATGTTGGGGGCACCATCAGAACCTTGGAGGCACACAAACCAAGCAACACTGAAGGGATGAGAGATGCAACATAGGATGGATCCTCCAAGGTTGATGCAACAGTAGGATATCCCATGTGTTGGGTGACTAATTAGGTGATTGTAAGTTCGCTAGAAATGTTTATAGACTCACACTCACTCATGGTGGTCATATCCACCATTCATGTGTACTCACGAGAAATTCATTCGAGGGAACTTGCGTCGCATTGCTTTCTGCGGGTTCTGTGTAAATTCCATCTCTTTGGTGTAGACTGCCGAGTCTGCGAGGAACGTCCTGGGTTTAGTCGGTTGTCTGGGTTACCGTTTCATGCTAGTGGTCTCTGTTTGCTGTGAACTCTGAACCGTGGATCGGCAGGGGTATCTTTATTTTTGTTTCGTTTCTGCAAGGCATTGTTGACTTGTTGTTCTGCAATCTAGCTGCGTGCATGCATCGCTCAATCTTGTATTGGCAGGAGTTCGCCGGCAAGATTTGAAGAATATGAAGCAATTTCGCATTCGTGACTAACTGTGGCAGAAGAATTCCTTTCGGTCTGTCAAATGTGAAGCCTCTTTGATACTCACAATTTCGAGAAATAAAATCACAAGGAAGTATGGAAGAAGGGACAAGGAGATATTGCATCATGATTTTGAAATGAAGTTAGAAATATATAGATGCTTATATGTACAAAAAAAGAGTTTTTGCATGAACCTAACTGGCACTGgggaaaaggaaaaggaaaaggaaaaaaaaaaggaacAAGGCAATGTTCATCCAAGTTCTTTGGTACCCATGGTGCATCATCGAACTCCGCGGCGAGTGAAAAACATTGGAAGGCCATATGGAGTATTAAAGTGCCTTGGAAAATGAAGATTCACCTTTGGCGTTTCGCTCACGACTGTCTACCGAGTGGCGTGCAACTAGTTCGTCGACATGTGCCTGCGGATGGCGTGTGTACATTCTGCGGGAGAAGTGAAGGCATCGAGCATGCCATGCTTTCATGTCAGTCTGCGAGGGTGGTTTGGCGAGAGATCAAGCAGAAAGTTCCTCTTCAACTTGTCATCAAAAGTTTCTCGTCATGCGAACAGTGGCTTTTTGATTTTCTGGCCCGTTCGCCCGAACTTCAAGCTACAGCGGTGGCGGTTGGTTTCTGGCACATTTAGGAAGCTCGCAATGACAAGCGCAATTCCAATGACAAACCTAACCCGGGCCGCAGAATTGCTAAAGCTATAGCATATATCGATTTGATCAGAGATCAGTTGTTCAAGACCTATCCAAAGCAAAGGTGTGATTCCAATTTAGCATCTCCAAAATGGATTCCACCGCCGTCAGGATCGGTTCTGGATACTTCTGATGCTGCCATTTTTGAGGCTGTTGGGTGCATGGTGGCTGGTGTTGTCATTCGTAACGACCACGGTGAGTTTCTCGTGGCTTGTCGGGAgcatctgaatggtactgcaccaCCGGAACATGCAGAGGCTTTAGCCCTTCGACGAGCAGTAACGCTAGCGCGCAATGAAGGCTTTGACAAGACATCAAGCAACCGGTGGTTTCCTTCTCGTCGACATCCTTTCGTCACGTGAGGCGTTATCTGAATGAGGCGGCGCATACTTTAGCCAAGACTAGTAGTTAATATTCAAGTattttttttgagggaaaagtATTTTCTATTATGTCCCGGATTGTATCAGAGGAACCATTTGTATTGATGTGAATTAATCAATAAGTTCTCTCTCAAGAAAAGGCACAGCCCACGGGCCTGATACCGTAAGGCAGCCCAGCAAGGCCCAGAGTCCTCATCTCTCTCCCCCTCGCTTCGTTCTTTCTTGGAACCGAAGCCGAACTCCACCTCCCCGTCCCATATTACCTCCCTCTCGCCATCTGCTCTGCTCACTCGCCCCACAAATCCCTCACCCTGTTCTACTCCCCCACGACCGACCCCCCAGGCGAGCCGGCGGCAGGCGGAGGCGATGGAGTGCGTCATCGGCGTGGTCGGCCGCGACttcgcggtggtggcggcggacaCGTCCGCGGTGCAGAGCATCCTCGTGCACAAGACGGACGAGGACAAGATCATGGTCCTCGACTCCCACAAGCTCATGGGCGCCTCCGGGGAGCCCGGCGACCGGTAAGATCCCCGCCACCCCCGCCGATTGGTTTCGGGTCCCCCCCGCTCGTGTCTCGATCTGACCCGATCTGGCCTGAAAACAGCGTGCAGTTCACCGAGTTCATCCAGAagaacctccacctccaccagttCCGCAACAACGTCTCGCTcagcaccgccgccaccgccaacttcaccCGCGGCGAGCTCGCCACCGCTCTGCGGAAGGTACCCGATCCGACCTAATTTACTTTTTTACCCTCTTTTCACCGGTCTGCTGTGGATTGCGCGTGACTGCCGCAGGGACGGGCTAGGGTTTTGTTTTCTTAGGGTTCGGTTGGGCAGAAACTGTTATGTGACCTTAGGTTTTCGCTGACTTAAAATGGGGGATTTTGGCTTTACTGATGAGTAGTAGGTTTGTAGGTTTTCTTCTTTGCATTGCTTATGAATATCGTCCATTACTTATTTTGTCAAACAATTTAGGAAACTAGATATCTTTTTATTTATGTGTCTTTGGTAGCTTGAATTAATGCCTAGCAGAACCTATTTTGTACTACTACCTCTGGTCATGTTTAATCGACGCGAGATAAGCACGTCTGTAGGCTACTTTCTCTAGGCACTCGCGTCAATTTAAtccgaacggagggagtatattcgATTAGTTGCCTTAACTCTATCGTTCATATGGACTTGAACTGCTCAGGGCGTTTCGTAGTAAATATGCATCTATGCTAGTTTTAGTTAATCAAATGTTTCCAGCATTAGGATCATTGACAGAAGAACTGTTCTACAGTACACCCAGGAAATGCTTAGTAAGATTGAGCTATCGCCTATGATACTGCACCTCCTGAATTGTCTTAGATTTTCCTAATTGGCTGTTTGTTCATGTCATGGATAAATAGCGACATGGGGATAGTTTGGAATCTGCAATAGTGGTTATTTCTAATCAACCTTGGGCATTGTCATCTTTGCCAGTTAATTAACTCATTGACAAAAATGTCTTTGTTTCTTTTGTTAGAATCATCGTGCATGCAAACTCGTCATCACTTTAGGTGGAGACGAAGCAATGTTTTAACCTGCACTATGGGCCTCTGCCTGTTTTCCCTTTATTTTGTTGTTTGCCATATAGTTGGAAGTTTATCAGAAAAGAGAAATTGCAGCTGCGATTTATACAGATAAAAAGCTTCTATTAGGCTGATATAGTCAGTACAGACTTGAGTTATAGTAGCTAGCTATTCCATATTTAACTTAATTCCTCTTTCTAAATGGTCAATACATCTGTGCCACCTTTTCCTTTTACCCTAGTTAAAGACTGAGATTACTATTGTAGAGCACTAGTTGAAATTAACAGAAGCACTTGCTGAATCTGGTAGTAGTATATTCATCTTTTCAAAATTTTACAATTTCTGACATTGTATCTTGTTACGCTTGTGCAGAATCCCTACTCTGTAAACATCATACTTGCAGGGTTTGATGAAGATGTTGGTGCATCCATGTACTACATCGACTACATCGCAACACTACACAAAATTGACAAGGGTGCATTTGGCTACGGTTCGTACTTCTGTCTGTCACTGATGGACAAGTTTTACCGCCCTGACATGACCGTCGAGGAGGCGGTAGACCTTATCGACAAGTGCATCAAGGAGATCAGACTCCGATTGGTCGTTGCACCCCAGAATTTCGCGATCAAGATCGTGGACAAGGATGGTGCCCGGGACTATGCAAGGCGTGAAATTGTAGGCGACATTCCTCCAGCTGAAGCTGCAGCGGCAGCAGTGAACGCCTGAGGTGATAGGCCCTGTTGCCGATCATCTGGATAGAGGCTGAACCTTCCCGTTAATTGTTTCTGCGTACTACTGTCACAATGTAATCGCAATACGTTTGGATTTGAGAACTGTGTTGCAAATTGTCCCAGACATTGACTAGTCTGTCTATGCCCATTACTGCATTGTTATATGTTTTCTCAGTTTCTTACTCTCAAATGCTGTGTCTGTGTGTCTGATTATTTTAGACTTCATGTTTATGCAATTATGTGCATACCTTGCAGTAATGGATTGCTGCTGATTATTACTGTTACTTGATGTTGCAAATTTGAGCGAATTGTGAATGTAATTCATGTTGCATGCTCTGTGTCAATTGTGTCAAAATAAATCATATTGAACAAAACCATTAGACACCGTCCTCCAGCTCAAAATCCTCTACTTATATGCGCGAATAGTCCACCGTTTTGCTAGGTACTGCTGCTGGTCGTCTGCTTGCTTGTATGTGTAATCTCTACTTTGTGAATTTGGATTATTACTCCTGATAAATTGGCACGAAATCAACACTTCTCAGAGAAAACAGTGCACCCACTTTACCAGCAGGTTTGTTCATTTTTATCTCTTTTTTTTACTTGTGTATCTTAACATGATCAATAGACTAAAATGCATGTGATGCACTGGGTATGACGAGTGAGCAATGTGTTCTTGCTGATGAAATTTATTTACAAACTTGAGCTGTGTCAGGAAAACTGAATACTAGCATACTATGTCAGATTGTGTAATGCAGCACGGTTGCATTGAGCAAACTTTCATGTAACTGCTAAGAGTAACTTCATTTACAATCATATTTTTACACACACAAACGTGAAACCTGAGCTATACTAGTTAATAAGCTGGTCTGTCAAAAATGAATCCACTGCTTGTTTTATAAGGGCAGTATACATGTTAATCCTTCTATAGGGGCCTCAGAAGTGGGTAATCTTCCAGGAGTTCCCGCTCCGACAATGTGTCGTTCTCATTTTGTGGAGTCCACAAGACCTCAACCGCCTATAATAAAAAGGTCAAGACAATGTCAAAAATCATCGTAACTGCTTAAGCATATTAACTAAAGATGGGCTGCATTTTATTAAAAAAAAGTAGTCCAAAAGATGTTTCTCAGTGAGTGTACTGAGTTGTAAAAATAATTACTAATTCGTGACATTTTTCATCTATTTAGTAGAGATCTGTCAGATTCTTCAATACTAGTAGTATAGTACTCAAGTAACTCAACTAAGCATGAACTGAGTAGATTGAAATATTTAACCAGCTATCAGTGAGTGTACTGAGTTGTAATAATAATTACTAATTCGTAACATTTTTCATCTACTTAGTAGAGATCTGTCAGATTCTTCAATACTAGTAGTATAGTACTCAACTAAGCATGAACCGAGTACATTGAAATATTTAACCAGCTATCAGTGAGTGTACTGAGTTGTAATAATAATTACTAATTCGTGAGATTTTTCATCTATTTAGTAGAGATCTGTCAGATTCTTCAATACTAGCAGTATACTAGTATAGTACTCAACTAAGCATGAACCGAGTACATTGAAATATTTAACCAGCTCTATTTCGAAGAATTGTTAGTTTTGGTTACTGTAACCAGGTTTGCTGCTGGTGTACATTATCTGACTCCAGTATAGTACAGCTGACAGTAGAATAAGACACGAGAAACAAGCAGCACGTACCAAAATTTTGCTTGACGGTACACCACCAAGAGTTTGTAGAGCTGTTTTCAAGTCAGAGCTGCTATTTATAGTAGGTATCTTGTGTACTCCCTCAGCAGCAACCAATATGGTAATCTACAAGACATAAAAATCTCAGATATCATATGATCATTACCACCAGTAATCAGGAATATGGTTTGTAAGTAAAAAGGGAGCATGGCTGATACAATTTTTGTAAAAGGGGCGAGAGTATTTCCACGTCAGTCGATTATGTTTATATTACTAGGCATAAATAACTAAAAATAAGTGAATACCGAATAGTAACTTCTACACATAATGAAGGTGCCAAATATTAGCACACGTTTATCAGAGAGGTATTGCATCGAAAGACTGCTGGCATTTTAACTTGAGTGTATTTTTAGAAAGCCTACCACAATGTACTCGTTGCTAAAACCACTTGATCTTTGACTCCCTGccttttgcctcttgatgctgttCACATTCACTAGTGTCTCTTCATCAAACTTGCCTCGTTCCTCAATCGACAGTTGATTAAAGCGTTTCTCCCCATCATCTATGCTCCTTTTCACATCCACCTTCAGAAAAATTGAACCACAAGGAGATTAAAAATATAGATCCAAACAAGGAATTTACTGAATTAAAAATCTATAAGATCTCCTTGGTTTATATGATATTGTGCTCATGTATGCAAGGTTCTACAACCTACAAACTGGGGTTGTTTCTCATTCAGAATCTGTGGATATCTTCTTTTGGTGAGGAAATCTTGGCAAGCTTATCATAGATTTGAAACGAAGCGAAGGAAAAAAGAAGCAATTCTGCTCCAAAAAGTGAATGATAAATTCAATGAGAAAGCATGTGCTTACTGTTGAGTAAGCTGATATACAGCAATCTGGATGCCGAAGTAATGCCAAAGTTGTCTCTGAAAAATATAATATCATTAACCAAATAGTTAGATTGACTCAGCGAAGTAGAAAAATGGTCAAAACCTACAAAAGGAACAAATCTCCACAATATGCTTCAGAAAGGAGTTGCATAATTAAATGCGGTTTATCATTATTAAACTAAGTGTATTGTATGTTAGGAGTCATGTGTCCTAACTCCTAACCAATAAGATAATGCCTTCTTTACCTAATACATTATGGGGTAATTTTTTGTTACCAAATATTTATACCATATATGATGATACCTGTGAAGTAGTATAATAAATCAACATATATTTAATTTTACCTGTTAGTACGTAGCTCAGGCCAGCTGGGGTTGATGTATCTGCCTTCTCGGCTATTTGATCAAGCTCCTTTTGAAATGATCGGGCCAAACCTAGCAAACCAACCTAGGAACACATGTCAACATATACATTAGGAAATTAAAATGGATTCCTCCCACACAAAAATAAGAGTTGTTGTACATATATGGACGATCTACATGGATCAAGTATTTGTGCAGTTGTTGTACATATATGTACAACATGAGTTACCTCGGGTACAATTACTAAACAAATTAATTATACCAAGCAATGTACATCTGAAGGCAAAACATTGGGTAAACACAACAGTTATAACGGTTTGAAAAGCAACACTACATAGTTAAGTTTCAGAAGATAAATATATCATTCTTCCATTAACGGCAAGTGAACAGTGAATCAAGCAAGATCTGCTAGTGATATCTTGTTTTACCACAACTCTTTCAAATGAAATCCTCTATGATATTGGCAATATGTCTAGCATCACCAGCTAATCTTAGTGCATCTAGTTTATACGTTTGGAAGGATGGTTTGTGTTCTAAGGCCCCCATTTCGTCCAAACAATTTATTCATCTCTAAGAATAATAGAGAAAAAAGGTAAAATTATATGACGGAAATACATTGTCTCGATTCCATAATTGTCCTCAGCTGTACCACAGTACAGCTGCCAACGTACATCAGGAGCTCCAAAAAATTCTGACATTTTAAAGATATATATGTACTAAGCTAAGTTTTGTTTCCCATACAGCTTCTACGCTGCTACCTTGGATGGATCCTAAATCCATGAAGTTAGCACTGCCGAACAGTCGGTACAGTTTACAAAGTTAGCTTTCGGCAAGGCTCCTAGTGTACCAGTGAACCTGACAAGATGATTAATTACATTGACATGCTCAAGCAATGGTTTATGCCGAGAGCTAGAAATGGTATGGGAAATCAAGGATGTAGTTTAGATTTCACAGTAGCCAATCAAACAACAGGTCAACTGAAGAACTGGTTCACATTTTACGTTAGCCGATCTATTCGTTTGCATATTTTTTCCTGCAAACGTATGAAATGCTGGGTCTGTCGACTGATCTATGCTAGTCAAGGCTGGATTACAATATGATGCCCAAtcaatgtttttttttgtttctttgagAACTCGATCAATGGTTTATGCTAACACATAGAAATGGTATACCAAATCAAGAAATGGTTTACATTTTACAGTAGCCAATCTATCATGGGTTCATTTGAAGACATTTTACAACAACCAATCTATCATCAACTCATTTGCATATTTATCCTGCAAACATATGAAATGCTGCATCTGTCAACTGATCGATGCTACTAGTTCGAATCAGTTACTCAGGCAAGTTATCCGTCCAGACATGAGAGGACATGAACAGAAGGAACCGGGTAAGAAGAAAGAAAACCTGCAGCTTGAGGACGGTGGTCTTCTGCGTGTCGGTGAGCACGCTCCCGCCCCCGGCCGAGTCGCCGAGGAAGCCGCCGAGGTAGAGGAAGGCGGCGAAGCCGACGAGGGTGAGGAGGAAGCCGGAGCCGCCGAAGCCGATGCCGAAGGCGGGGCCGACGGACACGAATGGGGAAGCCGAGTAGAAGGGCGCGGAGGAGTACCCGGAGTACCCCCCTCCCATCCTGGGCGCCGGCGCGGTGTAGCCGTAGGAGGAGGGCGGCGAGGAGCGCCGCGATGACGAGGAGAAGGCGGACCCGCCGACGCGGCCGCCGGAGGCTGCCAGAGCCGCGTGGTGGTCTGGTCCTGCGGTGGCTGCGAGCAGCGCGCCGGCGAGCAGGAGCGCCAGCGCGGGCTTCTTGAGCGCCGCGAGGGAGTCGAGGAGGGACTGCTTGAGCGCGGAGAGGAGGGCGTGGGGTGAGgtggaggagggggagggggaggaggGTGGGAGGCGGGGGGTGGTTGCCTGGGCGCGGAGGCGCGGGGCGCGGTGGGGCGAGGAGGAGTTggggaggtggaggaggccgCGGCGGGGCGGGAGCGAGCGCGGGAGCGGCAGGGAGAGGAAGCGGGTGGGTTCGAGGAGGGAGgccgcggcggccatggcggggcGAGCAAGGTGCGGCGCGGGAGGGAAGATTTGTTTTTTTCTTTGCGAGTAGTGTGtgggggagaggagaggaggaggatcGGGATGTGAGGCTGGAGGCGCGGCGAAGAGGATgaccggcggcgggaggaggacgTGGCGTGCGGGCCCAACGTTCTCTTGTGAATGGGTGAAAAATAAGTTTCCCCCGCGAGTTTCTCTATTCTGAAACGGGCATTTGGCCATGAAAACCTGTAGCCGCAACAGAAGCATGATCTTGGGTCCGAGCTCTCGAAACCGTTTGAATTGT
It includes:
- the LOC127293339 gene encoding FLUCTUATING-LIGHT-ACCLIMATION protein 1, chloroplastic; amino-acid sequence: MAAAASLLEPTRFLSLPLPRSLPPRRGLLHLPNSSSPHRAPRLRAQATTPRLPPSSPSPSSTSPHALLSALKQSLLDSLAALKKPALALLLAGALLAATAGPDHHAALAASGGRVGGSAFSSSSRRSSPPSSYGYTAPAPRMGGGYSGYSSAPFYSASPFVSVGPAFGIGFGGSGFLLTLVGFAAFLYLGGFLGDSAGGGSVLTDTQKTTVLKLQVGLLGLARSFQKELDQIAEKADTSTPAGLSYVLTETTLALLRHPDCCISAYSTVDVKRSIDDGEKRFNQLSIEERGKFDEETLVNVNSIKRQKAGSQRSSGFSNEYIVITILVAAEGVHKIPTINSSSDLKTALQTLGGVPSSKILAVEVLWTPQNENDTLSERELLEDYPLLRPL
- the LOC127293338 gene encoding proteasome subunit beta type-2; translated protein: MECVIGVVGRDFAVVAADTSAVQSILVHKTDEDKIMVLDSHKLMGASGEPGDRVQFTEFIQKNLHLHQFRNNVSLSTAATANFTRGELATALRKNPYSVNIILAGFDEDVGASMYYIDYIATLHKIDKGAFGYGSYFCLSLMDKFYRPDMTVEEAVDLIDKCIKEIRLRLVVAPQNFAIKIVDKDGARDYARREIVGDIPPAEAAAAAVNA